Proteins from one Chroococcidiopsis sp. CCMEE 29 genomic window:
- a CDS encoding Fur family transcriptional regulator, with product MYKEAAAVKQIRSLEDAVERCQLLGMRLSRQRRFILELLWHAQEHLSAREIYDRLNQQGKSIGHTSVYQNLEALSSQGIIECVERSDGRLYGNISDSHSHVNCLDTNQILDIEVELPESLIEEIEQKTGVRITDYSINFYGYRHSQE from the coding sequence ATGTACAAAGAAGCGGCAGCTGTAAAACAAATTCGATCGCTAGAAGATGCTGTTGAGCGGTGTCAGCTTTTAGGTATGCGCTTGAGCCGCCAGCGTCGCTTCATTTTGGAGCTGCTTTGGCATGCGCAAGAGCACCTATCAGCTAGAGAAATATACGATCGCTTGAACCAGCAAGGCAAAAGCATTGGTCATACATCCGTGTATCAGAATTTAGAGGCGCTATCGAGTCAGGGTATCATTGAGTGCGTTGAGCGCTCAGATGGGCGCTTGTATGGGAATATTAGCGACTCCCACAGCCATGTCAACTGCCTGGATACCAATCAGATTTTAGATATTGAGGTAGAACTGCCAGAAAGTCTAATCGAGGAAATTGAACAAAAAACAGGAGTACGGATTACTGACTATAGCATCAACTTTTACGGCTATCGGCATTCCCAGGAATGA
- a CDS encoding LuxR C-terminal-related transcriptional regulator: MFPLTINNLVNQSDTQNVVLHEKEVLLKSLIGQVATSNPTILLQGTEQIVNEVIFESDIDGVHYYLVRCRTRSSDQIKLSPREQAIAKLVAQGLSNKSIANLLHISPWTVATHLRRIFVKLGVTSRTAMITRLLEENLLQE, encoded by the coding sequence ATGTTTCCCTTAACAATAAATAATCTAGTTAATCAATCGGATACTCAGAATGTAGTTTTACACGAAAAGGAAGTGCTGCTAAAGAGTCTGATCGGACAAGTTGCCACTTCTAATCCAACCATCTTACTTCAAGGAACTGAACAGATAGTAAATGAGGTAATTTTTGAATCTGATATTGATGGGGTACACTACTACCTGGTGCGCTGTAGAACTAGGTCTAGCGATCAAATTAAACTCAGCCCCCGCGAACAGGCGATCGCTAAATTAGTTGCACAGGGTCTTTCTAACAAATCTATTGCCAATCTACTTCACATCAGCCCTTGGACAGTTGCTACTCACCTCCGCCGGATTTTCGTCAAACTCGGTGTCACATCCAGAACAGCAATGATTACACGGCTTTTGGAAGAAAATCTGCTGCAGGAATAA
- a CDS encoding CRR6 family NdhI maturation factor, with translation MTTTITLNSECINNLDLSPVQTVIENWLQQGAIASYEQQLSFDINYAREPEDPRELSEIPEVRLWFIRLDARYPWLPFLLDWKAGEFVRYTAMLVPHQFSRKEGIQYNPEALEIFLMHKIFVLTDWMQQLGIPSVSRLKSMGQMLGYDLDDLLFNLL, from the coding sequence ATGACAACTACGATCACACTGAACTCTGAGTGCATTAACAATTTAGATCTGTCGCCAGTACAAACGGTGATTGAAAACTGGCTGCAACAGGGAGCGATCGCATCCTACGAGCAGCAGTTGAGCTTCGACATCAATTATGCCCGTGAGCCAGAAGATCCAAGGGAACTCTCAGAAATCCCAGAAGTGAGGCTATGGTTTATTCGGCTGGATGCACGCTATCCTTGGTTGCCATTTCTGTTGGACTGGAAAGCTGGGGAATTCGTCCGCTATACTGCCATGCTTGTGCCACACCAATTCAGTCGCAAAGAAGGCATCCAGTACAATCCAGAAGCCCTAGAAATCTTTTTGATGCACAAAATTTTTGTCTTAACCGATTGGATGCAACAACTGGGTATCCCTAGTGTGTCACGATTAAAGTCAATGGGTCAGATGTTGGGCTATGACTTAGATGATTTGCTGTTTAACTTGCTCTGA
- a CDS encoding pentapeptide repeat-containing protein produces the protein MNIKELLSRYTAGQRDFRNLNLIAANLRNINLSGANLSGSNLSGANLTRTNLSHANLTGATLTGANLTETNLTRANLTNANLSNINLTRTNLSRANLTEATLTGASLTETNLTKTNLRNANLTNIDLSEVNLSQADLHGATMPDGAIATI, from the coding sequence ATGAATATCAAAGAACTCCTAAGCCGATACACAGCAGGACAAAGGGATTTTAGAAATCTAAACCTGATTGCGGCAAATTTAAGGAACATTAACTTAAGTGGTGCCAACTTGAGTGGTTCTAACTTAAGTGGTGCCAACCTGACAAGGACAAATTTAAGTCATGCAAATCTGACAGGGGCAACTTTAACTGGGGCAAATTTAACTGAAACAAACTTGACGAGAGCAAACTTGACGAATGCAAATTTAAGTAATATCAACCTAACACGGACAAATTTAAGTCGTGCAAATCTCACAGAAGCGACTCTAACTGGGGCAAGTTTAACTGAAACAAACTTGACTAAGACAAACTTAAGGAATGCAAATTTAACTAATATTGACCTGAGTGAAGTGAATTTAAGTCAAGCTGACTTACATGGGGCAACAATGCCTGATGGTGCGATCGCCACTATCTAA
- the rpsU gene encoding 30S ribosomal protein S21 has product MTQVIPGENEGIESALRRFKREVSKAGIFPDMRKHRHFETPIEKRKRKAVAKHKQRKRSSRR; this is encoded by the coding sequence ATGACTCAAGTAATTCCTGGTGAAAATGAAGGAATTGAGTCAGCACTGCGTCGATTCAAGCGAGAAGTTTCCAAGGCGGGAATTTTCCCAGATATGAGGAAGCATCGTCACTTTGAAACACCGATTGAAAAACGCAAGCGCAAAGCAGTTGCCAAACATAAGCAACGTAAGAGAAGCTCTCGTCGCTGA
- a CDS encoding RNA-binding protein — MSIYVGNLSFDVGQDDLKQVFLEYGAVKSVQLPTDRETGRMRGFGFVEMETDAEEAAAIEALDGAEWMGRNLKVNKAKPREERSSSGGSWGNNNRSSRRY; from the coding sequence ATGTCAATATACGTCGGCAATTTATCCTTTGATGTTGGGCAGGATGACCTTAAACAAGTCTTTCTAGAATATGGAGCTGTTAAAAGCGTTCAATTGCCTACAGATCGGGAAACAGGTCGGATGCGAGGCTTTGGTTTTGTAGAAATGGAAACAGATGCAGAAGAAGCTGCCGCCATTGAAGCTCTTGATGGTGCTGAGTGGATGGGTCGTAACCTGAAGGTCAACAAGGCTAAGCCCCGTGAAGAGAGAAGTTCCTCGGGGGGAAGCTGGGGAAACAATAATCGGTCTTCTCGACGCTACTAA
- a CDS encoding RNA-binding S4 domain-containing protein: protein MTTSDPTIKLDQFLKLIGIVPTGGQAKLMIQQGDVLVNGMIETRRGRKLVSGDRVTVRGQTFEVELNNS from the coding sequence ATGACAACAAGCGACCCCACAATTAAACTCGATCAGTTTTTGAAATTGATAGGAATAGTGCCGACTGGTGGTCAAGCTAAGCTAATGATTCAACAAGGTGATGTTTTGGTCAACGGCATGATTGAAACGCGACGAGGGCGGAAATTAGTATCAGGCGATCGGGTGACGGTGAGAGGACAAACTTTCGAGGTGGAGTTGAACAATTCCTAG
- a CDS encoding IS630 family transposase (programmed frameshift) — MKAYSLDFRQKIIHVYENEKISQRQLAQRFCVALSFIQKLLKQYRETGEIAAKPFAGGVKLKLNSEQLVILSELIEANNDATLKELVHLFQEKTAVNLSRATMGRMTQKLKMTVKKKTLHAAEKESERVLKLRGEFWETIREIRVEDLIFIDEAGVNLAMVRLYARALKGKRAYGTRPQKRGKSVSMVSAITCRQVLTFFNVLGAIDGITFEAFIVRKLVPSLWKGACVVLDNCSIHKSKEVEKAIQNAGGKVLYLPPYSPDFSPIENCWSKLKGILRMIGARTYQALDVAITQAYQQISEPDLYHWFTHCCYCTSSI, encoded by the exons ATGAAAGCATACTCTCTTGACTTTCGCCAAAAAATCATCCATGTATATGAGAACGAAAAGATTTCTCAACGTCAACTAGCTCAACGTTTCTGTGTGGCATTGAGTTTTATTCAAAAGCTACTCAAACAGTATCGGGAAACAGGAGAAATTGCAGCGAAGCCATTTGCGGGAGGAGTCAAACTCAAACTTAACTCAGAACAACTGGTGATTCTGAGTGAATTAATTGAAGCAAATAACGATGCCACCCTCAAAGAACTAGTTCATCTGTTCCAAGAAAAAACGGCAGTGAATCTCAGTCGCGCCACGATGGGAAGAATGACTCAAAAACTCAAGATGACAGTAAA AAAAAAAACACTGCATGCGGCAGAAAAAGAAAGTGAGCGAGTACTCAAGCTCAGGGGAGAATTTTGGGAAACGATCCGAGAGATTCGAGTGGAAGACTTAATCTTCATTGATGAGGCTGGGGTCAATCTCGCGATGGTGAGACTATACGCCCGTGCCTTGAAGGGAAAAAGAGCCTACGGAACTCGCCCCCAAAAACGAGGCAAAAGTGTCTCAATGGTCAGTGCCATCACCTGCCGACAAGTATTAACTTTTTTCAATGTCTTAGGAGCAATAGATGGCATCACATTTGAAGCTTTTATTGTGCGGAAGTTGGTGCCTTCGTTATGGAAGGGAGCCTGTGTAGTATTAGATAATTGCAGCATTCATAAAAGCAAAGAAGTCGAAAAAGCTATTCAAAATGCCGGAGGAAAAGTCCTTTATTTGCCTCCCTATTCACCTGATTTTTCACCAATTGAAAATTGCTGGTCCAAGCTCAAAGGTATCTTACGGATGATTGGAGCAAGAACTTATCAAGCGTTAGATGTGGCAATAACACAAGCATACCAACAAATCTCCGAGCCAGACCTTTACCATTGGTTTACTCACTGCTGTTACTGTACTTCATCTATTTGA
- a CDS encoding BrnT family toxin, translated as MVADAVSVFSDDLAITIPDERFDEKRFITIGVDAFGRVLVVVYMMRDDEIRIISARKATRQERQQYEEG; from the coding sequence ATGGTTGCCGATGCAGTATCCGTTTTCTCCGACGATCTGGCAATTACCATTCCAGATGAACGGTTTGATGAGAAACGGTTTATCACAATCGGTGTCGATGCATTTGGCAGGGTTTTGGTGGTTGTCTATATGATGCGGGACGATGAGATCCGGATTATCTCTGCCCGCAAAGCAACTCGGCAAGAACGACAGCAGTATGAGGAGGGATAA
- a CDS encoding phosphotransferase, whose protein sequence is MITDEEIAQAALTHYNLSNVQLTFLGRSQNTTFRVETSTKDKFLLRLHTGIEIADEGSHEAWRKPSVIQSELLWLNAIAQDTELTVPQPVQNRLGEWVTSMTRKELGSSISCSLLRWVEGEHLDGDPTAQQIRQLGVLMAQLHQHSSDWSLPLGFSRPTHNVEQLKSATSQLGVLVQNGTISSDDYQVFQKAAMQVQEFMPSLEQTRDTWGVIHADLHQGNYVLYGEEVCPIDFSRCGFGFYLYDIGQSLRGIEASLRWHFFEGYTSVRTLPENHQSVVEAFFVGSTVENFAFLSANSQEQDWLSRAVPYVVKNHLHPYLHRETFLFLR, encoded by the coding sequence ATGATTACTGATGAGGAAATTGCTCAAGCTGCCCTAACGCATTACAACTTGTCAAATGTTCAACTGACGTTTTTAGGACGAAGCCAAAACACAACATTTCGAGTTGAAACATCAACAAAGGACAAGTTTTTGCTTCGCCTTCATACGGGTATCGAGATTGCTGACGAAGGTTCGCACGAGGCTTGGAGAAAGCCATCGGTCATTCAGTCTGAGTTGCTATGGTTGAATGCGATCGCTCAAGACACCGAGTTGACTGTGCCTCAACCCGTTCAGAATCGTTTGGGTGAATGGGTAACGAGCATGACTAGAAAAGAATTGGGGTCTTCAATATCCTGTTCGTTGTTACGGTGGGTAGAAGGCGAACATCTTGATGGTGACCCTACAGCACAGCAAATTCGACAGTTGGGTGTACTGATGGCACAACTGCACCAACATTCAAGCGATTGGTCGTTGCCATTGGGCTTTTCTCGCCCCACTCATAATGTAGAGCAGCTAAAATCTGCAACATCTCAACTTGGTGTGTTGGTGCAAAACGGAACAATTTCATCAGACGATTACCAAGTGTTCCAAAAGGCTGCCATGCAAGTCCAAGAATTTATGCCTAGTCTTGAGCAGACGCGCGACACGTGGGGCGTAATTCATGCTGACCTTCACCAAGGTAACTACGTCCTCTATGGTGAAGAAGTGTGCCCAATTGACTTTTCACGTTGTGGTTTTGGTTTTTACCTTTACGATATTGGTCAATCGCTTAGAGGTATTGAAGCATCGCTGCGTTGGCATTTCTTCGAGGGCTACACAAGTGTTAGGACATTACCAGAAAACCATCAAAGCGTTGTTGAAGCTTTTTTTGTAGGATCAACAGTAGAAAACTTTGCTTTTCTCAGTGCCAACTCCCAAGAACAAGACTGGCTTTCTCGTGCTGTGCCTTATGTCGTCAAGAACCACTTGCACCCATATTTGCATCGTGAGACCTTCCTGTTTCTGAGGTGA
- a CDS encoding esterase-like activity of phytase family protein, which translates to MKLKGFAELPADTFAGGPASGQYDSDGKLRPEPLYEGQPVQGFSGVQFADQNSYWFLADNGFGTKLNSQDYLLRLYQVDPSFREKKNGDGSVEVMDFIQFSDPDNKVGFPIKNEHTSDRLLTGFDFDPESFVIATDGTLWVGEEFGPYLLHFDATGKLLEAPYPTPDLGGTEDFVRSPDNPDVLAGTETANFKRSKGYEGLAINPEKTKLFALLEGFVEGDPEDTLRLYEFDLASKQFTEIAGNYRLESPDHAIGDITVVNENEYLVIERDNLEGDAAQFKKVFKIDLSQQDADGYFAKQEVVDLLNISDPQDLNADDRTKFSFPFITIEDVLVIDSDTILVANDNNYRRSGGRPLEPDPNEILLVKLDEPLDVDPRVGKDGLDSNKELQFGTSDNDELFATKNEILFGSDGDDILDASSGTGNNRVYGGDGNDELFAGSNDRLFGEAGNDILDASVGKGGNRLYGGDRKDTLLAGVNDRLFGNAGDDILFAGKGESMLTGGEGQDQFWIVAGDIPDAANTITDFQSGVDVMGLGAGLAFVNLEISQTGSDTSINLKEGDTPLATLTGVEASTISINDFVSTAPRPLIIGHRGASGFRPEHTLEAYKLAIEQGTDYIEPDLVSTKDGVLIARHENEISGTTDVADRPEFADRKTTKVIDGEEVTGWFTENFTLEEIKTLRAKERIPDIRPESAEYDGLFEVPTLQEVIDLAKQKSAETGRTIGIYPETKHPTYFDSIGLSLEEPLVEILNANGLTEADDPVFIQSFEVGNLQYLNTLTDLPLVQLFDASTAKPYDFVASGDPRTYGDLLTPTGLDEIAEYADGIGPWKRLIIPAQTVDLNGDGQPDDLNEDGVISDADRQLQAPTSLIDDAHAAGLVVHAYTFRNDDFFLAPNYNGNPELEYEQFFSLGLDGLFTDFPGTGFDVANRLYPFTPPDPLAGVGLLAPTNA; encoded by the coding sequence ATGAAACTCAAAGGTTTTGCTGAATTACCAGCGGACACTTTTGCTGGAGGTCCAGCTTCTGGTCAGTATGATAGCGACGGTAAGTTAAGACCAGAACCGCTCTACGAAGGACAACCTGTTCAAGGCTTTAGCGGTGTTCAATTTGCTGATCAGAACTCGTACTGGTTTCTAGCTGACAACGGCTTTGGGACAAAACTCAACAGCCAAGATTATCTGTTGCGACTCTATCAAGTTGATCCAAGTTTTAGGGAAAAGAAAAATGGAGACGGTAGCGTCGAAGTCATGGATTTTATCCAATTTTCTGATCCTGACAACAAAGTTGGGTTTCCAATTAAGAACGAACACACTAGCGATCGCTTGCTGACTGGATTCGATTTCGATCCTGAGTCTTTTGTGATTGCTACCGATGGTACCTTATGGGTTGGTGAGGAATTCGGACCTTATTTATTACACTTTGATGCGACTGGCAAACTGCTAGAGGCTCCCTACCCCACCCCAGATCTAGGTGGCACTGAGGACTTTGTGCGATCGCCTGACAACCCAGATGTTTTGGCTGGCACGGAAACTGCCAACTTCAAACGTTCCAAGGGCTATGAAGGTTTAGCGATCAATCCCGAAAAAACCAAGCTGTTTGCTCTGTTAGAAGGCTTCGTTGAGGGAGACCCCGAAGACACACTGCGGCTTTACGAGTTTGATTTGGCATCCAAACAGTTTACAGAAATTGCTGGAAACTATCGCCTAGAAAGTCCCGACCATGCCATTGGTGACATCACAGTTGTCAACGAGAACGAATACTTGGTGATAGAGCGTGACAACTTAGAGGGAGATGCTGCCCAGTTCAAGAAGGTATTCAAAATCGACTTATCACAGCAAGATGCCGATGGCTATTTTGCCAAACAAGAAGTCGTGGATCTGCTAAATATCAGCGATCCGCAAGATCTCAATGCTGACGACCGCACTAAGTTCAGCTTCCCGTTCATCACCATCGAAGATGTGCTGGTAATTGATTCAGATACAATTTTAGTTGCCAACGACAATAATTATCGCCGCTCAGGTGGGCGACCCCTGGAACCCGATCCAAATGAAATCTTGCTGGTGAAACTAGACGAACCCCTCGATGTTGATCCGCGTGTGGGTAAAGATGGTCTTGACAGTAATAAAGAACTGCAGTTTGGCACTTCAGATAATGATGAGCTATTTGCTACTAAAAACGAAATCCTGTTTGGTAGCGATGGTGATGACATCTTGGATGCTTCCAGTGGTACTGGCAACAACAGAGTGTATGGTGGGGATGGCAACGACGAACTCTTTGCTGGCAGCAACGACCGACTTTTTGGTGAAGCTGGCAATGACATCCTCGATGCCTCCGTCGGTAAAGGTGGCAATCGTCTGTATGGAGGAGATCGCAAAGATACTCTGCTTGCTGGTGTCAACGATCGCCTGTTTGGCAACGCTGGCGATGACATCTTGTTCGCTGGCAAAGGTGAAAGCATGTTGACAGGTGGAGAAGGTCAGGATCAGTTCTGGATTGTGGCAGGTGATATTCCCGATGCTGCCAACACCATTACCGATTTCCAATCCGGTGTCGATGTCATGGGTTTGGGTGCTGGTCTTGCCTTTGTAAATCTAGAAATTAGCCAAACTGGCAGTGATACCTCGATCAACTTGAAAGAAGGCGATACACCTCTGGCAACGCTGACGGGTGTTGAAGCTAGTACTATCTCAATTAATGATTTCGTTAGCACCGCACCTCGCCCCTTAATTATTGGACATCGAGGAGCAAGTGGCTTTCGTCCAGAGCATACTTTAGAAGCTTATAAGTTAGCGATTGAGCAAGGAACTGATTATATTGAACCAGACTTAGTTTCAACGAAGGACGGTGTTCTAATTGCTCGTCATGAAAACGAAATTTCTGGCACAACCGATGTAGCCGATCGTCCAGAGTTTGCTGACCGCAAAACTACTAAAGTAATTGATGGAGAAGAAGTCACTGGCTGGTTTACCGAAAACTTCACGCTGGAAGAAATTAAAACGCTGCGAGCAAAAGAGCGCATTCCAGATATCCGCCCAGAATCGGCTGAATATGATGGTCTGTTTGAAGTTCCTACTTTGCAAGAAGTGATCGATTTAGCTAAGCAGAAAAGTGCTGAAACAGGTCGTACTATTGGCATTTACCCAGAAACCAAGCATCCTACTTACTTTGACTCTATCGGGCTATCACTGGAAGAGCCTTTGGTTGAGATACTCAACGCTAATGGATTGACAGAGGCTGATGATCCTGTGTTCATCCAGTCGTTTGAAGTCGGGAACCTACAATACCTGAACACGCTAACCGATTTGCCTCTAGTTCAATTGTTTGATGCAAGTACCGCTAAGCCTTATGATTTTGTTGCTAGTGGCGATCCTCGCACTTATGGCGATCTGTTAACTCCGACAGGATTAGATGAGATTGCTGAATATGCTGATGGCATTGGTCCTTGGAAACGGTTAATCATTCCAGCTCAGACAGTCGATCTAAACGGTGATGGTCAGCCTGACGATCTCAATGAAGATGGTGTAATTAGTGACGCTGACAGGCAACTGCAAGCTCCCACGTCTTTAATCGATGATGCTCACGCTGCAGGCTTGGTCGTCCATGCCTATACTTTTCGTAATGATGATTTCTTCCTGGCTCCAAACTATAACGGAAATCCAGAACTGGAATATGAGCAGTTCTTTAGCCTTGGGCTAGATGGTCTATTCACCGATTTTCCTGGAACTGGATTTGATGTGGCTAACCGCTTGTACCCCTTTACACCTCCCGATCCTCTAGCAGGGGTTGGTCTTTTAGCACCAACCAACGCCTAG
- a CDS encoding peptidylprolyl isomerase produces the protein MTKVLQFGDRIVTAEEIIPLLAGYQMLPKLLRELLVDQAIAPIECNPEEKADACQQFYEKNQLTAETERQAWLAHYGMNAEQLEALATRELRIEKFKRANWGHRLESYFLTHKSNLDKVIYSLIRTKDVGIAQELYFRILEGEESFAELARAYSQGPETQTGGLIGPVELSVPHPTLAQILAVGQPGQLWSPTRVGEWLVIVRLEKRIPAQLDEFMRRQLLNHLFEAWLAEQMNQGGRSGDRLPLSTHSINQQG, from the coding sequence ATGACTAAAGTTTTACAATTTGGCGATCGCATCGTTACTGCTGAGGAAATCATCCCATTGCTGGCGGGGTATCAGATGCTGCCAAAATTGCTGCGGGAGCTTTTGGTTGACCAAGCGATTGCTCCAATCGAGTGTAACCCTGAAGAGAAAGCCGATGCTTGCCAACAGTTTTATGAGAAAAACCAGCTAACCGCAGAAACCGAACGTCAAGCTTGGTTAGCGCATTATGGCATGAACGCTGAGCAGTTAGAAGCGCTTGCTACACGAGAACTGAGAATTGAGAAATTCAAGCGAGCTAACTGGGGTCATAGGTTGGAGTCTTACTTCCTGACTCACAAGTCTAACTTGGACAAAGTAATTTATTCCCTGATCCGAACAAAAGATGTGGGAATTGCCCAAGAACTCTATTTCCGCATTCTGGAAGGAGAGGAATCATTTGCCGAACTGGCTAGAGCTTACTCTCAAGGTCCGGAAACTCAAACAGGTGGATTAATTGGACCTGTAGAACTAAGCGTACCTCACCCAACGCTGGCTCAAATCCTCGCGGTGGGTCAACCGGGCCAGTTGTGGTCTCCAACTCGTGTAGGAGAATGGCTGGTGATTGTGCGATTGGAAAAGCGCATACCTGCACAATTGGATGAATTCATGCGTCGCCAACTACTCAATCACTTGTTTGAAGCTTGGCTGGCGGAGCAGATGAATCAGGGAGGAAGGTCGGGAGATAGGCTTCCCTTATCAACTCATTCCATCAATCAGCAAGGCTAG